From Gimesia panareensis, the proteins below share one genomic window:
- a CDS encoding DUF1553 domain-containing protein, with translation MRRHTRHSCFMRLASIVALALSSLQVLSAADEAPLKEHETEFFESKIRPVLIKHCYECHAADAKSIRGGLLLDTRAGTLQGGDSGPSVVPGKPAESLLLESLRYESYEMPPAGKLPDEVIQDFETWIKMGAPDPRKGKHKVVSQQIDIEAGREFWSFQPVKQQTPPQVIDQGWNQSAIDRFIRARQKSLTPADLADRTTLVRRLYYDLTGLPPTPAQIDQYLNDTSNEATARLVDQLLASPHFGERWGRYWLDVARYSQSTGGGRSLLYNSAWRYRNYVIDAFNQDKPFHQFIKEQIAGDLLDTDDYRERQDQLIATAFLLLGPTNYEQQDKEQLRMDVIDEQIQTIGRAFLGMTLGCARCHDHKFDPIPATDYYALAGILRSTKVLTPGNVSGWTKRPLPLPGQQEQARIEYEQALAQLTADQKAKQKELKQLKAELNTITLDDSAATLVGDWKQSTFYKDFIGKGYIHDQQQAKGQKLVKFTPRKLKSGRYDVQLAYNSAESRASRVPVTIKTATGEKTVYVNQRVQPTDGTFASLGKFDFQGTEEEEIVVSNAGTDGYVIVDAIRFVSIPVKTSDGKAEQDVNPEYLQTLSKIKATQQKIKSLREEIAERKQNAPPEVPEVMSVYEAEEPGDYHLLIRGNVHQLGKKVPRGFITVTQTETTPPIPADASGRLQLAEWVASPENPLTARVYANRIWQHLFGSGLVRTVDNLGVRGETPSHPELLDYLAQRLIEHGWSTKALIREIVLSRTYQLSSHSTAEQRAADPDNRLLTHQNHRRLDAEAIRDTILFVSGDLDLEQHEQTVRPGTKSEYGYEFKNNYRSVYIPVFRNRLHELLAVFDFPDPNLSVGRRNTSTLSTQALYLMNNPFVMQQAEQIAKRLNNEYPTDQSARIDALFRIMLGRLPHQSEKANAERFLNQANTAGASDQLEAWTAFCQTMIACIDFRYLQ, from the coding sequence ATGCGGCGGCACACGCGACATTCCTGTTTCATGCGACTGGCTTCGATAGTGGCATTAGCACTCTCAAGCCTGCAGGTGCTTTCTGCCGCTGATGAAGCGCCGCTCAAGGAACACGAAACGGAATTTTTCGAGTCCAAAATCCGTCCGGTACTGATCAAGCACTGTTATGAATGTCACGCTGCGGACGCCAAGTCGATTCGCGGCGGTCTGCTGCTGGACACCCGCGCCGGAACCTTACAGGGAGGCGACTCCGGTCCGTCAGTGGTTCCCGGAAAACCGGCGGAAAGTCTGCTGCTGGAATCGTTGCGTTACGAGAGTTACGAAATGCCCCCTGCCGGCAAGCTGCCCGATGAGGTCATTCAGGATTTCGAAACCTGGATCAAAATGGGTGCTCCCGATCCGCGTAAAGGCAAACACAAGGTTGTCAGCCAGCAGATTGACATTGAAGCAGGCCGGGAGTTCTGGTCCTTCCAGCCGGTGAAACAGCAAACTCCCCCGCAGGTCATAGACCAGGGCTGGAACCAGAGTGCCATCGACCGCTTCATCCGGGCCAGACAGAAATCGCTCACACCAGCGGACCTCGCCGATCGTACCACGCTGGTACGTCGACTGTATTACGATTTAACCGGTCTGCCGCCAACACCAGCGCAGATCGATCAATATCTGAACGACACCAGCAACGAAGCGACCGCCCGCCTGGTCGATCAACTGCTGGCGTCTCCGCATTTTGGTGAGCGCTGGGGCCGCTACTGGCTGGATGTGGCACGTTACTCCCAGTCGACCGGAGGCGGACGTTCTCTGCTCTACAATTCCGCGTGGCGTTATCGCAACTATGTCATCGATGCCTTCAATCAGGACAAACCGTTTCATCAGTTCATTAAAGAACAGATCGCGGGCGACCTGCTGGACACCGACGATTACCGGGAGCGGCAGGATCAACTGATCGCGACCGCCTTTCTGCTGCTGGGCCCCACCAATTATGAACAGCAAGACAAAGAACAGCTGCGGATGGACGTGATCGACGAACAGATCCAGACGATTGGCCGGGCATTCCTGGGCATGACACTCGGCTGTGCCCGCTGTCACGATCACAAATTCGATCCGATTCCCGCGACTGATTATTACGCCCTGGCCGGAATCCTGCGGAGTACAAAGGTGCTCACACCCGGTAATGTCTCCGGCTGGACCAAACGTCCTCTGCCCCTCCCGGGACAGCAGGAGCAGGCGCGAATCGAATACGAGCAGGCCCTGGCGCAACTGACGGCAGACCAGAAGGCAAAACAGAAAGAACTGAAACAGTTGAAAGCGGAGTTGAATACGATCACGCTGGATGACTCCGCAGCGACACTGGTCGGAGACTGGAAGCAGTCCACCTTCTACAAAGACTTTATCGGCAAAGGGTACATCCACGATCAACAGCAGGCCAAGGGACAAAAGCTGGTCAAGTTCACGCCGCGAAAGCTCAAATCGGGGCGCTATGATGTGCAACTGGCATACAACTCGGCCGAATCCCGCGCCTCGCGCGTACCGGTGACGATTAAAACGGCGACCGGTGAAAAGACCGTCTATGTCAACCAGCGGGTCCAGCCTACCGACGGCACATTCGCTTCGCTGGGCAAGTTTGACTTCCAGGGGACTGAGGAAGAAGAGATCGTGGTCTCGAATGCGGGCACCGACGGTTATGTAATTGTCGATGCGATCCGTTTCGTTTCGATCCCGGTCAAGACCTCTGACGGCAAAGCGGAACAGGACGTCAATCCCGAATACCTGCAGACCTTAAGCAAGATCAAAGCGACCCAGCAGAAAATCAAGTCCCTGCGGGAAGAGATCGCGGAACGCAAACAGAACGCCCCTCCCGAAGTGCCGGAGGTCATGTCGGTTTATGAAGCCGAAGAACCCGGCGACTATCACCTGTTGATTCGCGGTAACGTCCACCAACTGGGCAAAAAAGTTCCGCGGGGCTTTATTACCGTGACCCAGACAGAAACTACACCGCCGATCCCCGCTGACGCCAGCGGTCGCCTGCAACTGGCAGAGTGGGTCGCCAGTCCCGAGAACCCGCTGACCGCCCGCGTGTACGCCAATCGGATCTGGCAGCATCTGTTCGGCTCCGGTCTGGTACGGACGGTCGACAACTTGGGAGTCCGCGGCGAAACACCTTCCCATCCCGAACTGCTGGACTATCTGGCACAACGTCTGATCGAGCATGGCTGGTCTACTAAAGCCCTGATTCGTGAGATTGTTCTTTCGAGGACGTACCAGCTTTCCAGCCATTCGACGGCTGAGCAGCGTGCTGCTGATCCGGACAACCGTCTGCTCACCCATCAGAATCATCGTCGACTGGATGCCGAAGCGATCCGGGATACGATCCTGTTTGTCAGTGGCGATCTCGATCTGGAGCAACACGAGCAGACCGTGCGGCCGGGAACGAAATCGGAATATGGCTACGAATTCAAAAACAATTACCGCAGCGTCTATATACCTGTCTTCCGCAATCGTCTGCACGAGCTGCTGGCGGTATTCGACTTCCCCGATCCGAACCTGTCCGTAGGACGTCGCAATACCAGCACGCTCTCCACTCAGGCACTGTACCTGATGAACAACCCGTTCGTGATGCAGCAGGCAGAACAAATCGCGAAACGACTCAACAATGAATATCCCACTGATCAGTCTGCCCGTATTGACGCATTGTTCCGGATCATGCTGGGACGCCTGCCTCACCAATCCGAAAAAGCGAATGCAGAGCGTTTTCTGAATCAGGCGAATACAGCAGGTGCTTCAGACCAGCTGGAGGCCTGGACCGCATTCTGCCAGACCATGATTGCCTGCATCGACTTTCGCTATCTTCAATAA
- a CDS encoding DUF1501 domain-containing protein, which yields MAVSRTCDGVKRRDFLKIGTLGFTGLTLSSYLRMVEAGDAKPKNATSAIFIELSGGPSHMDTFDLKPESSSEYRGEFKQINTNVNGIQICEHLPKLAACMDKFALLRGVSHSVAAHALGREYVNTGSRPLPSLEYPGYGAVFTKECPGPANLPPYVSIPNSTQKPGFLGVKYAPLNTGATPRPGQPFNVRGISLRSGLTVENIERRESLLKDIDQTFNSLEKNSQLIEGLDRFGQQAHAIITSKRARDAFDISKESPAFAKQFGESSFGQSCLLASRLVESGVRFVTVSMGGWDTHRNNWDSLENRLLPPFDEGLSALFNGLAEKGLLESTAVYVTGEFGRTPKINTQRGGRDHYPRCMFMLMAGGKVKGGQVIGKSVANGTEPADAGRSPDDVAASFYHNLGIDFTREYHTNTGRPITIVRDGSVINELFS from the coding sequence ATGGCCGTTTCTAGAACATGCGATGGAGTTAAACGCCGCGACTTTCTGAAAATCGGAACCCTCGGTTTTACCGGGCTGACTCTCTCCTCCTACCTGCGGATGGTGGAAGCCGGCGACGCCAAACCGAAAAACGCCACTTCCGCGATCTTTATCGAGCTCTCCGGCGGTCCGTCTCACATGGACACCTTCGACCTCAAACCGGAATCATCCAGTGAATACCGGGGCGAATTCAAACAGATCAACACGAATGTGAATGGCATTCAGATTTGTGAGCATCTGCCCAAGCTCGCCGCCTGCATGGATAAGTTCGCACTGTTGCGTGGCGTTTCACACTCCGTGGCAGCCCACGCCCTGGGTCGTGAATACGTCAACACCGGCAGCCGTCCGCTGCCGTCACTGGAATACCCGGGCTACGGTGCGGTCTTCACCAAGGAATGTCCGGGACCGGCAAACCTGCCGCCTTACGTTTCGATTCCGAATTCGACTCAGAAGCCGGGCTTTCTGGGTGTGAAATATGCTCCGCTGAATACAGGAGCCACACCGCGTCCCGGTCAGCCGTTCAACGTCCGCGGCATTTCGCTGCGTTCGGGCCTGACCGTCGAAAACATTGAACGCCGCGAATCGCTGCTGAAAGATATCGACCAGACTTTCAACAGCCTGGAAAAGAATTCGCAGTTGATCGAAGGCCTCGATCGCTTCGGACAGCAGGCACATGCCATTATCACTTCGAAGCGGGCACGCGATGCGTTTGACATCTCGAAAGAATCACCGGCGTTCGCCAAACAGTTCGGAGAATCCAGTTTCGGGCAGAGCTGCCTGCTGGCTTCTCGCCTGGTAGAATCAGGCGTGCGGTTCGTGACCGTCTCCATGGGAGGCTGGGACACACACCGTAACAACTGGGACAGCCTGGAAAACCGCCTGCTGCCACCGTTCGACGAAGGGCTCTCCGCCCTGTTCAATGGCCTGGCAGAGAAGGGGCTGCTCGAATCCACGGCCGTCTACGTGACCGGGGAATTCGGACGGACTCCGAAAATCAACACGCAGCGTGGCGGGCGGGATCACTATCCCCGTTGTATGTTCATGCTGATGGCAGGCGGTAAGGTCAAGGGAGGTCAGGTCATCGGCAAGAGTGTCGCCAACGGTACCGAACCAGCTGACGCAGGTCGCTCTCCCGACGATGTTGCCGCTTCCTTCTACCACAACCTGGGCATCGACTTTACACGGGAATACCACACGAACACCGGTCGTCCGATCACAATCGTACGCGATGGTTCTGTGATCAACGAGCTGTTCAGCTGA
- a CDS encoding DUF1549 domain-containing protein, protein MKSLKMKSGIYSLTAGTLALVLCSLSAVAADKDQVKQPVNQRYSDEATQEVPQFQQHVVPLLGKLGCNGRACHGSFQGKGDFRLSLFGYDFVMDHKELTDAEADRVNLKEPGKSLIIQKPLNEIEHEGGKRFEPGSWQHRLLTRWIAGGAQGVPKGAPKFDRLEVTPNAIQFKKEGETVQLKAVAVWSDGTREDVSPICRFQTNNEQIATINEEGLVTANKPGDTHVVVFYDAGVIPVPVLQPVSDQYGDRYPQVAAATKVDKLVVNKLQKLGMVPAGLCDDAEFLRRVSLDLSGTLPAPHEVEAFLNNKSPNKRSEKINELLETPGYAAWWTTKLCDFTQNNYDDLINVAPVRERPSQEWYDWIKKRVVDNAGYDDIVEGILLATSREKGEDFDQFTKNMNAIYQEKPGQDFAEREHMPYYWARRNFRNPDDRVLGFAYTFLGIRIQCAQCHKHPFDQWTQNDFKEFRGFFTRVNFGVNPQSKNEYTAMVDKLGADKLRGNQLLRELNKQVKKGENVPFMEVYVPKARPVNKNNNNKKNKKQRRGGRNQSPPTAKLLGAEVVEISEMDDPRAALMEWLRREDNPFFAKAFVNRVWAAYFNRGIIEPADDLNLANPPSNAPLLDYLSREFVKHDYDMKWLHREITNSDTYQRSWKTNKTNELDEVNFSHYIPHRMPAEVLYDAIHQATASDDAIDSMKNSNSDRAIAIAASGVRNRALRDQQYALTIFGRSTRESNCDCDRSVDPSLLQTMYIKNDNDVYSAINRSNSSWLFQVGQQLGAVQQPNAQKERMNERADQLKEQAKQLKQRVAQLKKQEDKKKQLKQAQKRLQTLTAEMKKLRQNSGRIKNAPARVQTYEESISPEKTEEIITRTYLRSLSRYPTEQETESAKKYIEESKDKMAGVYDLIWAVLNTKEFMLNH, encoded by the coding sequence ATGAAATCGCTCAAAATGAAAAGTGGTATTTACTCTCTCACAGCCGGCACACTGGCTCTGGTCCTGTGTTCCCTGTCCGCTGTGGCAGCTGACAAAGATCAGGTCAAACAACCCGTCAACCAGCGGTATTCTGACGAAGCAACTCAGGAAGTGCCGCAGTTTCAACAGCACGTGGTACCCCTGCTGGGAAAGCTGGGCTGTAATGGCCGAGCCTGTCACGGTTCCTTCCAGGGAAAAGGAGATTTCCGTCTCTCGCTGTTCGGTTATGACTTTGTCATGGACCACAAAGAGTTGACCGATGCCGAAGCGGATCGGGTGAACCTCAAAGAGCCGGGCAAGAGCCTGATCATCCAGAAACCTCTGAACGAAATTGAGCACGAAGGCGGCAAGCGATTTGAACCGGGCAGTTGGCAGCATCGTCTGTTGACCCGCTGGATTGCCGGCGGTGCACAGGGCGTTCCCAAGGGGGCTCCCAAATTCGATCGGCTGGAAGTCACTCCAAACGCGATACAATTCAAAAAAGAAGGGGAGACCGTACAACTGAAAGCGGTTGCCGTCTGGTCTGACGGAACACGCGAAGACGTCAGCCCGATCTGCCGTTTCCAGACGAATAATGAGCAGATCGCGACCATCAATGAAGAAGGCCTGGTCACCGCTAACAAACCAGGCGATACCCACGTGGTGGTCTTCTACGATGCCGGCGTGATTCCCGTCCCGGTCCTGCAGCCGGTTTCCGATCAGTATGGAGATCGCTACCCGCAGGTCGCCGCTGCGACGAAAGTCGACAAGCTGGTGGTCAACAAGCTGCAGAAACTGGGGATGGTCCCCGCGGGCCTCTGCGACGATGCCGAATTTCTGCGTCGCGTCAGTCTGGACCTCTCTGGTACTCTGCCCGCACCACATGAAGTGGAAGCGTTTCTGAATAACAAGTCGCCTAATAAACGGTCTGAGAAAATCAATGAACTGCTGGAAACCCCCGGCTATGCCGCCTGGTGGACGACCAAGCTCTGTGACTTCACTCAAAACAACTACGACGACCTGATCAACGTCGCCCCCGTCCGGGAACGCCCCAGCCAGGAATGGTATGACTGGATTAAAAAACGCGTGGTCGACAACGCCGGCTATGACGACATCGTCGAAGGCATCCTGCTGGCGACCAGCCGTGAAAAAGGGGAAGACTTCGATCAGTTCACAAAAAACATGAACGCAATTTACCAGGAAAAACCGGGCCAGGACTTCGCTGAACGGGAGCACATGCCGTACTACTGGGCCCGCCGGAATTTCCGTAATCCTGACGATCGCGTTCTGGGATTTGCTTACACCTTCCTGGGAATCCGGATTCAGTGTGCCCAGTGCCACAAACATCCGTTTGACCAGTGGACCCAGAATGACTTCAAAGAATTCCGCGGCTTCTTTACCCGCGTCAACTTTGGTGTCAATCCCCAGTCCAAAAATGAATATACGGCGATGGTCGATAAGCTGGGTGCCGATAAACTGCGCGGCAATCAGTTACTGCGGGAGCTGAACAAACAGGTCAAGAAAGGGGAGAACGTTCCCTTCATGGAAGTCTATGTTCCCAAGGCCCGTCCGGTAAACAAAAACAATAACAATAAGAAGAACAAAAAGCAGCGTCGTGGTGGACGCAACCAGAGTCCGCCGACCGCCAAGCTCCTCGGAGCCGAAGTCGTCGAGATCAGCGAAATGGATGATCCCCGCGCCGCGTTGATGGAATGGTTACGTCGGGAAGACAACCCGTTTTTCGCGAAAGCCTTCGTCAATCGCGTCTGGGCTGCTTACTTCAACCGGGGCATTATTGAACCAGCCGATGATCTGAACCTGGCCAACCCGCCCAGTAATGCCCCGCTTCTGGACTACCTGTCACGTGAATTCGTGAAACATGATTACGACATGAAATGGCTGCACCGGGAAATCACCAACAGTGACACCTACCAGCGCAGCTGGAAAACGAACAAGACCAATGAACTGGATGAAGTCAATTTCAGCCACTACATTCCTCACCGGATGCCGGCTGAAGTGCTGTACGATGCCATCCACCAGGCAACCGCCTCAGACGATGCCATCGACAGTATGAAAAACAGCAACAGCGATCGTGCGATTGCGATTGCTGCCTCGGGAGTCCGCAACCGGGCACTCCGCGACCAGCAGTATGCCCTGACGATCTTTGGTCGTTCGACACGCGAAAGCAATTGCGACTGTGACCGCTCGGTCGATCCCAGCCTGCTGCAGACCATGTACATCAAAAACGATAACGATGTGTACTCTGCCATCAACCGTTCCAACAGCAGCTGGCTGTTCCAGGTCGGACAGCAACTGGGAGCCGTGCAACAGCCGAACGCTCAGAAGGAACGGATGAACGAACGGGCCGATCAGCTCAAAGAGCAGGCAAAACAGTTAAAGCAGCGCGTGGCTCAGCTCAAAAAGCAGGAAGATAAGAAGAAGCAGCTGAAACAGGCCCAGAAGCGTCTGCAAACTCTGACTGCGGAAATGAAAAAGCTGCGTCAGAACTCCGGTCGGATAAAGAATGCTCCGGCCCGGGTACAGACCTACGAAGAATCGATCTCTCCGGAGAAAACCGAAGAGATCATCACCCGGACCTATCTGCGCAGCCTGAGCCGGTATCCTACCGAACAGGAAACGGAATCTGCGAAAAAGTACATTGAAGAATCGAAAGATAAAATGGCCGGTGTGTACGACCTGATCTGGGCCGTGCTGAACACCAAAGAATTCATGCTGAACCACTAA